GCGGGGAAGCTGCAGCACTTCCGGCCCTCGCTCGACGTGCGGGCGCCCGGCATCCGCGAAGCAATCCGCAACTTCGTTCCGGTGGTGTCGGCGCGGGGGGTGGTCAGCCTCAGCGCGCTGGTGGAACTCCAGCTGGCCAGCTTCCTCGCCGCCGGGGCGGTCGCGATCCTCGGCTACGCGCAGAGGCTCTACCTCCTGCCCATCTCGCTCTTCGGTCTCGCGGTCGCGGCTGCCGAACTCCCGGAACTCTCGCGTCAGCGGGGCCAGGCCAGGGAGGTGATTGCGGGACGGGTGTCCGAGGCGCTGGAGCGGGTGGCGTACTTCGTGATTCCGTCGACGTTGGCCTACCTGCTCTTCGGCGATCTCGTCACGGCGGCCATCTACCAGCGCGGCGAATTCGGCCCCATGGACACCACGGCAACCTATGCCGTCCTGGCCGCCTACAGCCTCGGGCTGTTTGCCTCGGCCAACTCGCGCATGCTCTCTTCGGCGTTCTACGCGGTACGCGACCCGCGGTCGCCGGCCCGCGTGGCCGGGGTGCGCGTGGCTGTGTCGCTGCTGGTGGGCGGGGCGCTCATGTTTCCCTTCGACGCCTTCGAGGTGGGTCCCCTGCGTCTTGGCGCGGTTGGGCTCGGCCTGGGCACTTCGCTGGCGGCTTGGCTGGAGTACGTGCTGCTCCGCAGGAAGCTCGGACGCGCGCTGGGACCGCATGGGATGGCACGAGGGCGGCTGCCCCGTCTGCTCGCGGCGGGACTGCTCGCAACCGCCGCCGGATATGGAGGAGAGCTGCTCTTCGGAGACCTCAACCCGGTTCTCGCGGCTGCGGGCACGCTCCTGTCCTTCGGGGCCGTGTATCTCGCCGCTACGCGACTGTTCGGACTCCGTCTGGGAGGCGGCGCATGACGATCGCACCCCGGAATCTCGACCACCTCCCGGTCCTCCCGGGGGTGTACATGCTGAAGGACGGCGACGGCGAGGTGCTCTATATCGGCAAGGCCAACGCTCTGCGCGCGCGCGTGCGCAGCTATTTCCGCCCGGATCGCGCGCAGTCGCTCCGAACGCGCGAGCTGGCCCGCCGCAGCGCCGCCGTGGAAACCATCGTGGTGGGCTCGGGCGCCGAAGCGCTCATCCTGGAGGCGAACCTCATCAAGGAATACCGTCCGCGGTTCAACATTCAGCTGCGCGACGACAAGAGCTATCCGCATATCAAGGTCACCGTGGCCGAGCCCTTCCCGCGCGTATTCGTCACACGCCGGCTGCGCCAGGACGGATCGCGCTACTTCGGGCCCTATACTTCGGTGGGCCTGATGCGCCAGTCGCTCGAGGTCGTCAAGCGGCTTTACACGGTACGCTCCTGCCGCTACCGGCTGCCGAAGGAGGCTCCGGCGCGTCCCTGCCTGGACTACCATATCGGGCGTTGCCAGGCGCCGTGCGTGGGGTTGCAGAGCCGGCGCGCCTACCGCGAGATGATCGATGAGATACTGCGGGTGCTGGGGGGCGATACCGAGTCCGTGCGGACGCGCGTGGAGACGCGCATGCAGTCCGCCGCCGAGGCGCTGAACTTCGAGGCCGCCGCAAGGCACCGGAACGTGCTCCAGGGGCTGGATGCGCTGAGCCGCCACCAGCGGGCCTACCGCCTGGGAGGCGGCGATCAGGACGTGATCGGGCTGGCCCGGGACGGTGAACTCGGTACCGCAGTGGTTCTCCGCATCCGGGGCGGGATTCTGCTCGGCCGGGAGACCCGGCGGCTCTCGGGCCTATCCGACGAGGACGACGGCGCGCTACTGAGCGCGGTGGCCTCCCGGTTCTACCTCGGCTCGGGACGGGAGGGGCAGGCCGAGCTTCCCAGGGAGGTGCTCATTCCCGCCGAATTCGAGGATCGCCCCCTGATTGAGGGCATCCTCAGCCGGGCGGCCGGGCGCAAGGTGGTGTTCCACCGGCCTCAGCGGGGTGACAAGGTGCGGCTGATCGAGCTCGCCAGCGCCAATGCGCGCCACACCATGGAGGACCGGGTGACCGCGCTCGAGTACGCCGCAGACCGCGCCGACGAGGTGCTGTACGATCTGCAGAACCGGCTCGGGCTCAAGGTGGTTCCGCGGCTGATGGCCTGCTTCGACGTTTCCCACACCCAGGGAACGGATGTAGTTGCGAGCGTCGTGGTCTTCCGCAACGGCGAGCCCCGCAAGGCCGGGTATCGGCGCATGCGCATCCGGGGTGGCTGGGGCAACGACGACTACCGCTCCATGGGCGAAGCCGTTTCCCGTTACGCGAACAGGCTTGTCAAGGAAGGAGCCCCGGTGCCGGACCTCGTGCTGGTGGACGGCGGGAGGGGCCAGCTTTCGGTTGCGCGCGGGGCGCTCGGTTCGGCGGGACTGCGCGAGACGGCGGTGGCGTCGCTCGCGAAGCGCGAGGAGGAGGTGTTCCTGCCCGGCAGGCGCCGGCCGGTGCGCATGGGGCGCGCGGACCGGGCGCTCCATCTGCTGCAGCGCATGCGCGACGAAGCCCACCGCTTCGCAGTATCCTACACCCGCAAGCTCAGACGCAGACGCACGCTCACGAGCGAACTCGAGCGGATTCCCGGGATCGGCGACAAGCGGCGGCAAGCTCTGCTGGCGCGCTTCGGGTCGGTGCGCGGTGTACGTTCCGCGAGCCGGGCCGAGATCGCGAGGCTGCCCGGCTTCAGCGACGTGCTCGCGACGCGGGTGCTCACCTACCTGGGGAGTTGACCGTGTCCAGGCCAACGGAGGACCAGCCCGGTATGACCGTCCGCACCCGTTTCGCCCCCAGTCCCACAGGCCGCCTGCACGCGGGAAACGCGCGCGTGGCCGTCTTCAACTGGGCGTTCGCGCGCCACCACCGCGGAACCTTCATCCTGCGCGTGGAGGACACCGACGTCGAGCGCAACGTGGAGAACTCGCTCGAGACCATCCTGGAAGACCTGCGCTGGCTCGGGACTCTCTGGGACGAAGGCCCTGAGGTGGGCGGCGGTTTCGGCCCGTACCGACAGAGCGAGCGGAAGCGCGGGTACGGCGAAGCCGCGGGTCGCCTGGTGGAGGCGGGGCTGGCCTACCCCTGCTATTGCGGTGTCGAGGGCGCGGGGGAACCGGGCTTCCGCTACCCCGGGACCTGTCGGACCCTGACCCGGGACGAGCGGGGCCGGCGCGAGCGCGAAGGGACCCGCCCGGTGACGCGCTTTCACGTCCCCGCCGGCGAGATCGTGGTGCGCGACGAGGTCTACGGAACGGTCTCGTTTCCGCCGGCCGAGTTCGGCGATTTCGTGATCGTCCGCGCGGACGGGCGCCCGACCTACAACTTCGCGGTGGTGGTGGATGACATCGCCATGCGGATCACGCACGTCATTCGCGGGGTGGGCCACCTGTCCAATACCCCCAGACAGGCAGTGCTCTTCGATGCGCTGGATGCCCCGCGGCCGGTCTTTGCCCACCTCCCGATGGTGCTGGGCACGGACCGCCGCAAGCTGTCGAAGCGCGAGGGCGCGTCCTCGCTGGCGCTGTTGCGCGAGGCGGGATACCCGGCTTCCGCGGTCATGAACTATCTCTCGCTGCTGGGGTGGTCCGCCCCCGATGGGAAAGAGATCCTTACGCCCGTTGAACTGGTCCGGGAGGTGGGACTCGAGCGCATCGGTGCCAGCAACACCGTGTACGACCCCGACAAGCTGCGCTGGGTGTCGGGGAGGCACATCGCCGACATGCCGCTCACGGAGCTGGCTCGCGCGGTCGCGCCTTTCGTCGATCCGGCGCGCGTTCCCGTGGACCGCTACGACCTGACCCGCGCCGTTGACGTGATCCGCGGGCGCATGACCACGTTCGCGGAGATCAACGACCATCTCTCGCTGTTCCTGGTGGCCCGTGGGCCGGAGCTGGACCGCCTTCAGACGGCTCTGCGGAACGACGCGGGTGCGGGCGCGGTGTTGCGCGCGGTGGCCGGCGGGCTTGCCGCCCTGCCCGAGTGGGAGCCTCGCGCCATCGGGGGGGCGATCCGCGCCGCGGGCAAGGAGGCGGGCGCCCGGGGCCCCGCGCTGTTCCATCCCGTGCGAGAGGCGGTGACCGGGCGGAAGAGCGGCCCGGATCTGGGACAGGTGCTGGGCGTCTACGGTCGCGACGAGACGCTGGAGCGCATCTCCGCGGCGCTTCCGGACGGGTTGGCGCAGGACTGAGGCAACGATCGCCACAGGCCCGTCCCGAGCGGATCGTGAGGTCCGCCTCCGGGTTTGACGAGAGTCCCCCTTCATGTGATACTGTCAGGTTCTACGGGTGCGATTATCTGGTACTCGGGAACCACGCGCGCAAGCGGGCAGTTCGGGCGCGCATCAATCGAGAGGAGGAAGCCGGATGAAGTTCCTGCGTCGTGTCGTGCTGGCGGCGAGTATGGTGATCGTGGCGGGCGCATGCGCCGCCGGTTCAGGGGGTGGCGGAGGCGACACGCCCATGCCGCCGGGCATGGAAGAGGGAGTCCCGCCGCGCGACAACATGTTTACGCGCACGGCCGCGCTGGCATTGTCCCAGGCAATGCAGAACGCCGACCCCGGGGAGCGCCAGTCGCGGTACCAGGAAGCGCTTCAGGCGGCCCTCGACGGCATCGAAAACGATCCTGGCAATCCTCAGTCGTACCGTCAGGCCGGAGAAGCCTTCGTCGGGCTGAACGACCTCGCCGGGGCCGACTCGATGTGGACCACGGCCGAAGATCTCTACCCGCTCTATTCGTTCGACCTGGATCCCCTCCGCGAGCAACAGTGGGTGAATCAGTACAACCTGGCGGTGAACCAGATCCAGACGGGCGACATGGAAGGGGCGATTCCCCAGCTGGAGTCGGCCCACACGATCTACAAGGGACGCCCGGAGGCGATGCTCAATCTGGGCTCGCTTCACGCGCAGCTCGGGAACGACGGAGATGCGGTGGAGTGGTACAGGACCGCACTCGAACTGCTTCGAAGCGACGAATTCGACGCGCAGCCGGCAGACGTCCAGGCGACATGGTCGGAGAACGAGGAGATCGCGGCCTTCAATCTGGCCCAGATCCTCGCCAACGCCGGCCGCAACGAGGAGGCCGAGGTCGCCTACCGCACCTATCTCGAGCGAAGCCCGGACAACGTCACCGCGCTCAGCAACCTCGCCGTGGTCCTGATGGCCATGGACCGCAACGAGGAGGCTGCAGAGATCTACCAGGGGCTTCTGGCGCGCACCGACCTGGATGCGCGCGACTACTACGTTACCGGCATCGGCCTCTACAACGCCGAGAACTATTCGATGGCGGCGCAGGCCTTCGGCCGGTCGTACGAGCTCATTCCCGAGAGCCGGGACGCGCTCTACAACTACGCCCAGGCCCTCTACCTCGCCGGTGAGCTGGACGAGCTGTACCCGGCCGCGGTATCGCTCGCGGAGATGGACCCGTACAACAACAACGTCTACCGGCTGCTCGCGCAGGGTCTCATGGCCCAGGGCGACACGGCTGAGGCGGCGCGGGTGCTGGAAGAGGAGATGGCGACCCTGGAGTTCGAGATCGACGGCACCATCCTGCAGCCCTTCGGCGGCGGCGGTGGGGTCGTCAACGGGGAGCTCCTCAACCACTCTCTGGAAGGCGGCTCCGTCGACATCCGCGTGTTCTTCTACGGCGTGGACGGACTCGAAATCGGAACCCAGGATGTCTCGGTGCCGGTGCCTGCGGCGGATATGAGGGAGGTGTTCCGAGTCGAACTCGACACCGACCAGGATGTGGTCGCCTATCGATACGAGGTCATTTCGCCGGAGCCATAATTCCCAGGGCCTGCGGGAGCCCCGGGCGACGAGGCGGACGACGCGTCGCCCCGGGCCGCTGCCCGGTCAGGTCCGCCCGCGGGCGTAGCTCAGTTGGTAGAGCATCAGCTTCCCAAGCTGAGGGTCGCCGGTTCGAGCCCGGTCGCCCGCTTCCTTCCCGGGTGACGAATCCGCCACCCGTTCCTCGCCGGCGCGAGGCCCGCCTGCCCCCAGACCTGGAGACGAGCATCATGAAGGCCATGCTGACCGCGACCTCCGCCATCGCCCTGCTGGTTGCCGCCTGCGGGCCCGGAGCCGGGCCCCCGGGAGAGCCGGAGCAGACGACCGGACGCACGCCCCAGTTCGAGAACGAGTATGTCGAGGTCTGGAAGAGCGTGATCGTGCCCAACCAGCCGCTGGAGATGCACCGTCACGACAATCCCCGCGCCATCATCGCGCTCAGGGGTGGAACCCTGACGGTCGTGAACGACGCGGGCGAGCGGCGCGACATGACCTGGGAGACCGGCAGCGCCTACTGGCTGGAGGCGGACCCGCCGGGCGAACTGCATGGGGACGTGAACGAGGGACCCGAGCCGGTGGAAGTGATCGTCGTGCAGCTCAAGCGTCCGGCGATGGAGGGGGCGCCGGGCGGCCGCTGACCGACGGCGGAGCGGCCGGAGGACGACAGGGATGGTTCGGATAGCCGGGGTCGAGAGCGGGAGCATCGCCGACGAGCTCCGGCTGGAGATCGGTACCCGCATCGTGCGCATCAACGGACAGCGCGTGCGCGACGGCATCGACCTCGCCTTCCTGCTCGGAGACCCGGACCTGGCCGTCGAGACGGTCTCTCCCGCGGGCGACCGCTTCGTGTACGAGATCGAACGGGATCCGGGGACGCCGGTCGGGCTGGTCCCGGAACCCGACAAGATCCGCGAATGCGCCAACAAGTGCGTCTTCTGCTTCATCGACGGGAACCCGAAGGACGCCCGCCAGAGCCTGTGGCTGCGGGATGACGACTTCCGGCTCTCCTTCACCTACGGCAGCTACGTCACCCTGACCAACCTGGGACCGCGCGGCCTTCAGCGGCTCGTGGACCAGCGCATCTCGCCACTTTACGTGAGCGTGCACGCCACCGAACCGGCGGTCCGCGAACGTCTGCTGGTCAACCGGCGAGCGGGGCTCATCATGGAACAGCTCTCCTTCCTGCTCGATGGGGGGCTGGAGGTGCACACCCAGGTGGTGCTCTGCCCGGAATGGAACGACGGCGCGCACCTCGACCGGACCATCGACGACCTCTGGTCGCTGGGGCCGGGGGTGCGGTCTCTGTCGGTGGTTCCGGTGGGGCTGACCAGGTACAACGAGAACCGGCCGGTGCGACGCCTCACCGCGGCCGGGGCCGCGTCCGCGATCGAGCAGGTCGAGCGGGCCCGGCAGCGGACGCCCGGGCGGCGCGAGACGCGGTGGGCCTACGCCGCCGACGAGATGTTCCTGATCGCGGGGATGGGGGTTCCAGGTGTTGCCTACTACGACGACTTGTCGCTCATGGAAAACGGGGTCGGCGCGGTGCGCCGCTTCCTGGACGACCTGGACGCCGGGATGGGCACGCTTCCCGATTTCTCCGGGCACCGCATCCGGATAGTGACGGGCCGGTCGATGGCGCCCTGGATCGAAGCCCGCGCCGGGCAGCTGGAATCCGCCACGCGGGCGGAAGTCGAGGTGCTGGCCGTGACCAACCGCTACTTCGGAGACGGGGTCACGGTGGCGGGCCTGCTTGCGGGGCGCGACATGCGCGCGGCGCTGGGGGAGGGAAGGCGGGAGGACGTCGTCCTGCTTCCGGCGGAGGCCGTCAACGCCGACGGAATGTTTGTCGACGACTATCCCCTCGCGCGCCTGGAGCGCGAACTGGCGCCGGCGAAGGTGCTCGCAGGCCACGAGATCACGCGCCTGCTGTCGGAAACATGATCGGCACCCGGCTCCCGGTGGTCGCGGTCGTCGGCCGTCCCAACGTGGGCAAATCCACCCTCTTCAATCGTGTTCTGGGACAGCGCAAGGCGATCGTTGACGACACCCCGGGCGTGACGCGGGACCGGCACTTCGCCCGCGCCGACTGGGCGGGAAGGGATTTCTTCCTCGTCGACACGGGCGGGGTGGTGGAGGGCAGCGACAGCCCGCTCGACCGGGCGGTGCGCGCCCAGGCGCTGGCGGCGGTCGAGGAAGCCGACCTGATTCTCTTCGTTGTCGACGCCAGGGACGGCATCCATCCGCTGGACGAGAAGCTCGCCACGCTGCTGCGGCTGAGCGAGCGCCCGGTCCTGCTGGTGGCGAACAAGGTGGACAACCTTCCGCGCGAGACCTCCCACCACGAGTTCTGGGCGCTGGGCGTCGGCGAGCCGGTCCCGGTGAGCGCGATCTCCGGGAAGGGAAGCGGCGACCTGCTGGACGTGGTGCTCGAGGCGCTGCCCGACCCCGAAGCCGCCCCTGCGGAACCGGACACGGTGCGGGTGGCGGTGATCGGCAAGCCCAACGTGGGCAAGTCGAGCTTCGTCAACCGGCTCTTCGGCGAGGAGCGCATGGTGGTCAGCGAGACGGCCGGCACCACGCGCGACGCCGTGGACTCGACGATGCGCTACCACGGCCGCAACCTGGTCTTCGTGGACACCGCCGGGCTCCGCCGCCAGGCCCGCATCCACGACTCCATCGAGTACTACGCGTGGCTGCGGGCGACCCGGGTGATCCGCGAGGCGGACGTCTGCCTGGTTCTGACGGACGCCGCCTCCGGCATCCACATGCAGGACGTGAAGGTCGCCGAGGCCGCGTGGGACTCGGGCTGCGGGGTCATCCTGGTCGTAAACAAGTGGGATCTGGTCGAGAGAAACGGCTCTACGGCGCCCGGAATAGAGAAGGTCGTGCGCGCGCGAACCCCCTTTCTTCGCTGGGTGCCCTTCGTCTTCACCTCGGCGCTCACCGGCCAGCGGGTGCGCAGGACCCTCGATCTCGTGCTCCGGGTCCAGGCCGAGCGGGAGCGGCGCATCCCGACCGCCGAGTTGAACCGGGAGCTGGGGCGGCTCGTGGCACGGCATCCGCCGGCGCACTCGCGCGGGCGCGCGGTGAAGGTTCGCTACGGCACGCAGGTGGGCGTCGCCCCTCCGGCCTTCGTCCTCTTCAGCAATCTGCCGAGGGAGATTCAGCCGGCCTACGTTCGCTATCTTGAGAACGGGTTCCGCAGCCGGTGGCCGTTGGCCGGCTCCCCGCTGCGGATGCGCTTCAAGGCGGATGGAGGCTCGGGCAGACGATGACCCCGCTGATCTGGGTGCTGGCCGCCTATCTTGCGGGATCGCTCCCCACCAGCTTCGTGGTGGGGAAGATGATCGGCGGAATGGACCTGCGGCGCGAGGGGAGCGGCAACCTGGGCGCGACCAACGTCTACCGCGCGATGGGATTGCGCGTGGCAGTGCCGGTGGGACTGGTGGACGTCGCCAAGGGCTGGCTGCCGGCCTGGCTGTTTCCGATGCTTGACGGCGGCGCCGCGGACGGATGGGCCGCAGCCTACGGGGCGGCCGCGATCCTCGGCCACACCTTCTCCTGCTGGGTGCGCTTCCGGGGCGGGAAGGGCGTGGCCACCGCCGCCGGAGCCTTTCTCGCGCTGTCGCCGCTCGCCGTGTTGGCCGCCGCGCTGGTCTGGGCGATGGTCCTGGCGATGCGGGGCATCGTCTCGCTGGCATCGATCGCGGCGGCGGTCGCGCTTCCGGCGACGGTGCTGGCTGGGAATGCAGCGGGTCGCGCGGCGGATCCCTGGGTCACGGGGTTTGCGATCCTGGCCGGCGCCTTCGTCATCTGGGCGCACCGGTCCAACATCGGCCGGCTGCTGCGGGGGGAGGAAAAGCGCATACACGCCGATCGCCGGGCCCGGCGAGACGAAGGTGGCTGATTCGGCCTGCAGGATCGGCGTGCTGGGGGCCGGCAGCTGGGGGACGGCGCTGGCGGCGCTTGCCGCCGACAGGGGGCACGATGTCTGCCTGTGGGCGCGCGAGCCGGAGGTCGTGCAGCAGATCCGGGAGGGCGGCGAGAACCAGTGCTTCCTGCCCGGCATCGAACTTCCGCGCGAACTGGACGCGACCGGCAAGATGGAACGGGCCGTCGCCGGCGCGGAGATCGTCATGTCGGTGAGCCCGGCCCAGTACGCCGGGGCTGTGGTGGGTGGCGCCGCCCGCTTCCTGGAACCCGATGCCGTGGTCGTGTCCGCCTCCAAGGGGATCGAGATCGCGACCTTGCGGCGCATGGACGAGGTGATGGCCGAGCTGCTCACGCCGCGACAGAGCGAGCGCCTGACCGTGCTCTCGGGTCCGAGCTTCGCGGCGGAGGTGGTGCGCGGCCAGCCCACCGCGGTGGTGGCGGCGAGCCGGTCGGAGGAAGCCCGCCTGCTGGTCCAGGCCGCCCTGCAGGGGCCCAGCTTTCGCGTCTACACCAACGACGACGTGATCGGCGTCGAACTGGGCGGCGCGCTCAAGAACGTGATCGCGCTCGCCGCCGGGGTGGTGGCTGGCCACGGCTTCGGGCACAACACGCTCTGTGCGCTGATCACCCGCGGCTTGGCCGAAATAACCCGGCTCGGGGTTGCCATGGGCGCCCGTCCACCCACCTTTTTCGGACTGGCGGGAATGGGCGATCTGGTCCTTACCTGCACCGGCCACGTGAGCCGCAACCGCACCGTGGGCTACGAGCTCGGACGGGGGCGCACCCTGGACGACATCCTGGGCGGGATGACGGCGGTGGCGGAGGGGGTGAAGACGGCCGAAGCCGTGCACGAGCTGGCCGCCAGGTATCGGGTGGAGATGCCGATCTGCGACCAGGTTTACGATATCCTGATGGGGAGAACAGACCCTGCCGAGGCGGCGAACAACCTCATGATGCGGGATCCCAAGCCGGAGCACTGGTCGTGACCGCGTCTCCGGTCCCGGGGCCCGGGAGGAGCCATTGAACGAACCGATCGCGCAACGCGCGTACTATTCCATCGGCGAAGTATGCGACCTCACCGGCATCCAGGCGCATGTGCTGCGCTACTGGGAAACACGATTCGAGCTGCTTCGACCCGTGAAGAACCAGGCCGGCAACCGGGTCTATCGGCCGCGGGAGGTCGAACTGGTGCTCCTGCTCAAGCGTCTGCTCTACGAAGACAAGTACACCGTGGAGGGTGCCCGCCAGGAACTGGCCCGGATGCGCAGGACGGGAGGCCTCCAGGAGGCCCGCAAGGCGGCGCTCGCTCCCGAACTTCGCGGCCAGCTCAAGAGCGACCTGGCGGAGTTGATGGACATCCTCTCCGTCCCCGGCCAGACCGGCGATTCCTGACCGGACGCGCATGCACATCCTGTGCACGAACGATGACGGCTACATGGCTCCGGGCCTGGCCATTCTTCAGAGCGCCGCACGACGGCTCGGCTCGGTGCATGTTGTGGCGCCCGACCGCGAGCAGAGCGCGACCAGCCACTCGCTCACGCTGCACCTTCCGCTACGCGCCCGAACGGGCCCCGGGGGCGTTTCCGTAGTCGACGGCACGCCCACGGACTGCGTCATCCTGGCGCTGAGCGCGCTGCTGGAGGAGCGTCCCACGGTCTGCTTCTCCGGCGTCAACCACGGGTCGAACATGGGAGAGGATGTCCTCTATTCGGGAACGGTGGCGGCCGCAATGGAAGCGACCGTGCTCGGCATTCCGTCGGTCGCGGTGTCGTACGCCGGACGCGACCTGACGGAGGGACTGGGCTGGTCCGAGCCTCTGTCCGACCTCCTGAAGCAGGTGCTTGACAGACCTTTCCCCACCGACACGCTCTTCAACGTCAACCTCCCCCCGATTCCGCCGGCGGAGGCGAAGGGGGTGCGGGTCACCCGGCTGGGCCGCCGCAGGTACAGCGATTCGCTGATGCGCGGCCACGATCCGATGGGAAAGGAGTACTACTGGATCGGGGCGTCCACGCCGGCGTGGAGCGGCTCCGCCGATTCGGATTTCCGTGCCGTGGAGGAGGGCTACGTTTCGGTGACCCCCCTCCATCTCGACCTCACCAACTACAGGCTTCTCGAGGAGGTGCGGGCGTGGGACCTGACGATGGATCCCGCTCCCTGATACGCCGTCTCTACGACTGGGTGCTGAGCTGGGCCGGGACGCCGTACGGCGCCTGGGCGCTTGCGGTGCTCGCGCTGGCCGAGTCGTCGGTGTTCCCGATTCCGCCCGATCCGCTGCTGCTGGCGCTCTGCCTGGGCGCTCCGGCGGCGTCCATGCGCTTTGCGGCGCTGACCACGGCGGCGTCGGTCATTGGTGGCGTGATCGGCTACGGCATCGGGGCGGGCGCGTGGCACCTCTTCGACCAGTTCTTCTTCGACCATGTCCCGGGAGTGTCGCCGGAGAGCTTCGCGCGCGTCCAGGAACTCTACGGGCGCTACGACTTCTGGGTGATCTTCCTGGCGGGCCTGACTCCGCTTCCGTACAAGGTGTTCACGCTCTCGGCCGGGGTCTTCGCCATCGATTTCCCGGTGTTCGTGCTGGCCAGTTGCGTCTCGCGGGGACTGCGCTTCTTCGTGCTCGGAGGTCTGGTCTACCGATGGGGCTCCGCGTTGCGGGGCGCGATCGATCGCCATTTCAACACCTTCACCTGGCTCTTCGGCATTCTGCTGGTGGCGGGCTTCGCGGTGGTGGCGTTGCTCCGCTGAAGCGGACGGCGGTAGAATGGGGTTCGCGCGCCTCCGTAGCTCAGGTGGACAGAGCACCGGATTCCTAATCCGGGGGCCGCAGGTTCGAGTCCTGCCGGGGGCACTTCGAGAGGTCGCGGGCCGCAAGAGGCAGCCTGCCATCACGTTCCGTCATCCGAGGTAAACCAGATGATGTCCTTCGCTCATGTGTTCGCATTGGCCGTCGCGGTTCAGGCCGCGCCGGATCGCGTGGAAGTGCTCCCCGCCAGCGCGGAAGTCGGCGTCGACGCGGTGCTGCCGCTCACCGCCCGGGTCCTGGACGCCGAAGGGGCGGTCATCGAGGGCGCCGCCGTCACCTGGGTGGCCGTCACCCCCGAGCTGGTGTCGGTGGATGCGTCCGGCCAGGTGACCGGCCTCAGGCCGGGGAAGGCCCAGGTGGCCGCCATGGTCGGGGGCACGGTGGTGGGGTTCGCCGACCTGACGGTGCCGCAGCTGGGGGCCGCCACCCTGGAGGTGGCCGCGCCCGGGGCGATCGTCGTGGGCACCAGCGCGCCCATATCGCTCGCGGCCACCACCCGGCTGGGGGAGGCGCTGACCGCGCCGGTGGCATCCTTCACCTCCGACGCGCCCGCGGTGGCCAGCGTGGACGCGCTCGGGCGCGTGTACGGCCTCGCCCCCGGAAGCGCGACCATCACGGTCCGGTCGGGCGTCGCGGAGGAGGAAGTGGAAGTCAGCGTGGAGGCGGACCCGGGATTCTCGTACTCGCTCGAGCCCGCGGCCTCCACGGTGCGCACCGGCGACGTGGTGCGCTTCCGGGCCGGTGCGAACCTGCCTTCGGGCGCGGGCGGCCCCGAGCTGCTGCCCGCGTGGACGGTGGCGGGGGTGGGGGCCCAGATCGACGCCGACGGAGCCGAGGGCGTGTTCGTGGCCGAGGACCCGGGACGCTACGTCGTCTACGCGGTTATCGGGGAAGGCGTGGTGCGCACCGCCAACGTCGAGGTGACCGAGCGCATCTCGGATTCGGAGCTGATCCAGGTGGGGAGGGGACCGATCTCCTCGCACCACTCGGGTGACATGTGGGTGTTCGAGGGCGTGGACGGGCGCGACTACGTCTACGTGGGTACCTACATGCACGACTGGATGAAGGTGTGGGACGTCACCGACAGCGGCGCGCCCGTCCTCACGGACTCGATCCAGCTGGACGCGCGCCGCATCAACGACGTGAAGATCCATCCCGACAACCACATCGGGATCGTCACCCG
The genomic region above belongs to Gammaproteobacteria bacterium and contains:
- a CDS encoding tetratricopeptide repeat protein, which codes for MKFLRRVVLAASMVIVAGACAAGSGGGGGDTPMPPGMEEGVPPRDNMFTRTAALALSQAMQNADPGERQSRYQEALQAALDGIENDPGNPQSYRQAGEAFVGLNDLAGADSMWTTAEDLYPLYSFDLDPLREQQWVNQYNLAVNQIQTGDMEGAIPQLESAHTIYKGRPEAMLNLGSLHAQLGNDGDAVEWYRTALELLRSDEFDAQPADVQATWSENEEIAAFNLAQILANAGRNEEAEVAYRTYLERSPDNVTALSNLAVVLMAMDRNEEAAEIYQGLLARTDLDARDYYVTGIGLYNAENYSMAAQAFGRSYELIPESRDALYNYAQALYLAGELDELYPAAVSLAEMDPYNNNVYRLLAQGLMAQGDTAEAARVLEEEMATLEFEIDGTILQPFGGGGGVVNGELLNHSLEGGSVDIRVFFYGVDGLEIGTQDVSVPVPAADMREVFRVELDTDQDVVAYRYEVISPEP
- the uvrC gene encoding excinuclease ABC subunit UvrC; the protein is MTIAPRNLDHLPVLPGVYMLKDGDGEVLYIGKANALRARVRSYFRPDRAQSLRTRELARRSAAVETIVVGSGAEALILEANLIKEYRPRFNIQLRDDKSYPHIKVTVAEPFPRVFVTRRLRQDGSRYFGPYTSVGLMRQSLEVVKRLYTVRSCRYRLPKEAPARPCLDYHIGRCQAPCVGLQSRRAYREMIDEILRVLGGDTESVRTRVETRMQSAAEALNFEAAARHRNVLQGLDALSRHQRAYRLGGGDQDVIGLARDGELGTAVVLRIRGGILLGRETRRLSGLSDEDDGALLSAVASRFYLGSGREGQAELPREVLIPAEFEDRPLIEGILSRAAGRKVVFHRPQRGDKVRLIELASANARHTMEDRVTALEYAADRADEVLYDLQNRLGLKVVPRLMACFDVSHTQGTDVVASVVVFRNGEPRKAGYRRMRIRGGWGNDDYRSMGEAVSRYANRLVKEGAPVPDLVLVDGGRGQLSVARGALGSAGLRETAVASLAKREEEVFLPGRRRPVRMGRADRALHLLQRMRDEAHRFAVSYTRKLRRRRTLTSELERIPGIGDKRRQALLARFGSVRGVRSASRAEIARLPGFSDVLATRVLTYLGS
- the murJ gene encoding murein biosynthesis integral membrane protein MurJ produces the protein MTGNAESGASARRDGRRSAAWVAAGILASRVAGLVRDVLFAFFFGSSVFAEAWRAALRIPNVVQNLLGEGTLTASFVPIYAEMLERGETERAGRFAGAAFGILTAVAGLLALLGASLAPLVVTVFAPGFEGQTREVTVQLVRILFPMTGVLVLSAWALGILNSHRRFFVSYVAPVLWNAAMIATMVALGWMWAFEADDLIVALGWGALAGGVLQFGVQLPFLAGKLQHFRPSLDVRAPGIREAIRNFVPVVSARGVVSLSALVELQLASFLAAGAVAILGYAQRLYLLPISLFGLAVAAAELPELSRQRGQAREVIAGRVSEALERVAYFVIPSTLAYLLFGDLVTAAIYQRGEFGPMDTTATYAVLAAYSLGLFASANSRMLSSAFYAVRDPRSPARVAGVRVAVSLLVGGALMFPFDAFEVGPLRLGAVGLGLGTSLAAWLEYVLLRRKLGRALGPHGMARGRLPRLLAAGLLATAAGYGGELLFGDLNPVLAAAGTLLSFGAVYLAATRLFGLRLGGGA
- the gltX gene encoding glutamate--tRNA ligase, translating into MTVRTRFAPSPTGRLHAGNARVAVFNWAFARHHRGTFILRVEDTDVERNVENSLETILEDLRWLGTLWDEGPEVGGGFGPYRQSERKRGYGEAAGRLVEAGLAYPCYCGVEGAGEPGFRYPGTCRTLTRDERGRREREGTRPVTRFHVPAGEIVVRDEVYGTVSFPPAEFGDFVIVRADGRPTYNFAVVVDDIAMRITHVIRGVGHLSNTPRQAVLFDALDAPRPVFAHLPMVLGTDRRKLSKREGASSLALLREAGYPASAVMNYLSLLGWSAPDGKEILTPVELVREVGLERIGASNTVYDPDKLRWVSGRHIADMPLTELARAVAPFVDPARVPVDRYDLTRAVDVIRGRMTTFAEINDHLSLFLVARGPELDRLQTALRNDAGAGAVLRAVAGGLAALPEWEPRAIGGAIRAAGKEAGARGPALFHPVREAVTGRKSGPDLGQVLGVYGRDETLERISAALPDGLAQD